Proteins from a genomic interval of Mesobacillus sp. S13:
- the trpB gene encoding tryptophan synthase subunit beta: MSSITYNLPDEKGHFGQYGGRFVPETLMQAVLELEKEYNRALEDEEFHSELQKLMKDYVGRETPLYLAGNLTEHAGGAKIYLKREDLNHTGAHKINNTVGQALLAVRMGKRKIVAETGAGQHGVATATVCALLNLECVIFMGKEDIRRQQLNVFRMELLGAKVISVDSGSGTLKDAVNEALRYWVTNVVDTHYILGSVMGPHPFPKMVRDFQSVIGKETKQQFFEKEGKLPDALVACIGGGSNSIGLFYPFIDDQSVSIYGVEAAGLGLETGKHAASLSKGKPGVLHGAMMYLLQDGDGQIQEAHSISAGLDYPGIGPEHSYLHDLNRITYESVTDDEALHAFQLLSKTEGIIPALESAHAIAYAVKLAAGMSKTESIVVCLSGRGDKDVQTIKDRMGGLK, encoded by the coding sequence ATGAGTTCAATAACTTATAATTTACCTGACGAAAAAGGGCATTTCGGACAATATGGAGGCAGATTCGTACCAGAAACATTGATGCAGGCGGTACTGGAATTGGAGAAGGAATACAACAGAGCTCTGGAAGACGAGGAGTTCCATAGCGAATTGCAAAAATTAATGAAAGATTACGTTGGCAGGGAAACGCCATTATACCTGGCAGGAAATCTCACTGAGCATGCCGGTGGAGCAAAAATCTACCTTAAGCGGGAGGACCTCAACCATACAGGTGCCCACAAAATCAACAATACTGTCGGTCAGGCCCTGCTTGCAGTCAGGATGGGCAAACGGAAGATCGTTGCGGAGACAGGCGCGGGCCAGCATGGAGTTGCTACTGCCACAGTTTGTGCCCTGCTGAATTTGGAATGTGTGATTTTCATGGGCAAGGAGGATATCAGGCGTCAGCAATTAAATGTTTTTAGGATGGAACTTCTTGGTGCTAAAGTAATCAGCGTGGATTCCGGAAGCGGAACATTGAAGGACGCGGTCAATGAAGCTCTTCGCTACTGGGTTACAAACGTCGTTGATACTCATTATATCCTTGGATCTGTCATGGGTCCTCACCCCTTCCCGAAAATGGTCCGTGATTTTCAAAGTGTCATCGGCAAAGAAACAAAACAGCAATTTTTCGAAAAGGAAGGAAAACTCCCCGATGCTCTGGTTGCTTGTATTGGAGGGGGCAGCAATTCAATTGGTCTGTTTTACCCGTTCATCGATGATCAAAGCGTATCTATTTATGGAGTTGAAGCAGCGGGACTGGGCCTGGAGACTGGCAAGCATGCAGCATCATTGTCTAAAGGGAAACCTGGAGTGCTGCATGGCGCGATGATGTACCTTCTCCAGGATGGGGATGGACAAATACAGGAAGCACACTCGATTTCAGCTGGCTTGGATTACCCTGGCATTGGCCCTGAACATAGTTATTTGCATGACCTTAATAGAATCACATATGAATCGGTGACGGATGATGAAGCACTTCATGCCTTTCAGCTGCTCTCAAAAACAGAAGGCATCATTCCTGCTTTAGAAAGTGCCCATGCCATTGCTTATGCAGTCAAGCTAGCCGCTGGGATGAGTAAAACTGAAAGTATTGTCGTCTGCCTATCTGGCCGTGGTGATAAGGATGTACAGACAATAAAGGACAGAATGGGAGGACTGAAATGA
- a CDS encoding putative holin-like toxin, protein MPLTVFETFMAMFSFASLILAILTLSQKK, encoded by the coding sequence ATGCCTTTGACGGTATTCGAAACCTTCATGGCGATGTTTTCATTTGCCAGTCTAATCCTCGCTATCCTAACGTTAAGCCAAAAAAAATAG
- the trpC gene encoding indole-3-glycerol phosphate synthase TrpC: protein MGTILDSIIERKKVEVEELRKSAREMPETSSKPRSLLKALREANNVAIISEFKRASPSKGDINLSLDPAQQAVLYARAGASAISVLTDEKGFKGTFTDLTKVREAVDLPILCKDFIVDQIQIDKARSAGADVILLIASALPLEKLSELYEYASEKGLECLVEIHDETDLEKALQIKAEIIGINNRNLKSFEVNLENTERLGPLVKKAGAMLISESGMKTRDDIVRAAAAGACGVLIGETFMTSSDLQNTFSEFTVPVVGEQYEG from the coding sequence ATGGGAACAATACTTGATTCAATCATAGAAAGAAAAAAAGTCGAGGTGGAAGAGCTGAGGAAGTCAGCCAGGGAAATGCCTGAAACTTCTTCGAAGCCCCGGTCGCTGCTAAAAGCCTTAAGAGAGGCAAACAATGTCGCGATCATTTCAGAATTCAAGAGGGCTTCACCATCGAAAGGAGATATCAATCTTTCTTTGGATCCTGCACAGCAGGCAGTACTTTATGCCAGAGCAGGTGCATCGGCTATATCGGTATTAACCGATGAAAAAGGCTTTAAAGGAACTTTTACGGATTTGACGAAAGTAAGAGAAGCAGTTGACCTCCCAATTCTGTGCAAGGATTTTATCGTTGATCAAATTCAAATAGACAAGGCCCGTTCTGCAGGAGCAGATGTCATTTTGCTCATCGCATCTGCATTGCCCCTGGAAAAACTTTCAGAGCTATACGAGTATGCCTCTGAAAAAGGACTAGAGTGCCTCGTTGAAATCCATGACGAAACAGATCTGGAAAAGGCACTCCAGATAAAAGCTGAAATCATAGGAATCAACAATCGAAATTTGAAGTCATTCGAGGTTAATCTGGAAAACACCGAAAGACTAGGACCTCTTGTCAAAAAAGCAGGTGCCATGCTGATCAGCGAAAGCGGTATGAAAACAAGGGACGACATAGTTCGTGCAGCAGCTGCAGGTGCCTGCGGAGTATTGATAGGAGAAACTTTTATGACTTCATCAGATCTCCAAAATACATTCAGCGAGTTCACTGTTCCGGTTGTAGGTGAACAGTATGAAGGTTAA
- a CDS encoding alpha/beta fold hydrolase, with the protein MPRCTLEYGDLFYDEIGQGNPIIFLHPPGMGRKVFRFQKPLCERYKLIFPDLSGHGDSSAFQKNVTIQGYTEEVLKLADSLGLEKITLCGYSSGGSIAQEFAIVHPDRTESVILCGGFAEVQSPALKYEHILGMYFVKNSPKTLAKVIATAHTFDKNYRNELIEHMLKTDLHTWFHFYHESLNYSCIKRLKNLSVPLLLIYGERDFINQHLRAYERELEDLRTAIIPKVSHQVPVKKWQEFNSETFKFLDVVTARR; encoded by the coding sequence ATGCCTAGATGCACATTAGAGTATGGTGATCTCTTTTACGATGAAATCGGTCAGGGAAATCCAATCATCTTTTTACATCCCCCTGGTATGGGGAGGAAGGTATTTCGTTTTCAGAAGCCGTTATGTGAACGCTATAAGCTTATTTTTCCTGACTTAAGCGGCCACGGGGACTCATCAGCTTTTCAAAAAAACGTTACAATCCAAGGGTATACAGAAGAAGTACTAAAGCTGGCAGATTCGTTAGGACTGGAAAAAATAACTTTATGCGGCTATTCCTCCGGGGGCAGTATCGCCCAGGAATTTGCCATTGTCCACCCGGATCGAACTGAATCGGTGATCTTGTGCGGAGGCTTTGCCGAGGTACAATCGCCTGCCTTGAAATATGAGCATATATTGGGCATGTATTTTGTGAAAAATTCGCCAAAAACTCTGGCGAAAGTGATTGCAACTGCCCACACATTCGATAAAAACTATAGGAACGAACTGATAGAACATATGTTGAAGACAGATTTGCATACATGGTTCCATTTTTACCATGAATCATTGAATTATTCTTGTATCAAAAGGCTGAAGAATTTGTCAGTCCCGTTATTGCTTATATATGGTGAGCGGGATTTTATCAACCAGCACTTAAGGGCCTATGAGAGAGAGCTGGAGGATCTCCGTACAGCGATCATTCCAAAAGTCTCCCATCAGGTTCCAGTTAAGAAGTGGCAGGAATTCAATAGTGAAACATTTAAATTTTTGGATGTTGTAACAGCGAGGCGTTGA
- a CDS encoding anthranilate synthase component II: MILLIDNYDSFTYNLYQYLSELGAEVKTIRNDKITVQEILQMNPEAIVLSPGPGRPELAGVCVELVQELAQSIPILGICLGHQAIAHAFGSSIIKSGKIRHGKESKIRHTGTSLMVELEKHPEVMRYHSLVIDRMTLNEDFEVLAEAVDDEEIMAIKHKQFPLYGLQFHPESIGTKCGKQLLSNFLTEIREGILTYETLS; this comes from the coding sequence ATGATTCTGCTGATTGATAATTACGATTCATTTACCTATAACCTTTACCAGTATCTCAGCGAACTTGGAGCTGAAGTGAAAACGATTCGGAACGATAAAATAACGGTTCAAGAGATCTTACAAATGAATCCTGAAGCTATCGTCCTTTCTCCGGGTCCTGGAAGGCCAGAACTAGCCGGGGTCTGTGTCGAGCTTGTCCAAGAATTAGCGCAATCTATCCCAATTTTGGGTATATGTCTTGGCCATCAGGCGATAGCCCATGCATTTGGCAGTTCGATCATCAAATCTGGAAAAATAAGGCATGGAAAGGAATCCAAGATCCGACATACAGGTACTTCACTAATGGTTGAGCTGGAGAAACATCCCGAAGTTATGCGATATCACTCTTTAGTGATTGATCGGATGACGCTGAATGAAGATTTTGAGGTGCTGGCTGAAGCGGTTGATGACGAGGAAATCATGGCAATCAAGCATAAACAATTTCCTTTATACGGACTTCAGTTTCACCCAGAATCAATTGGCACGAAGTGTGGAAAGCAGCTGTTATCGAATTTTCTTACCGAAATCAGAGAGGGGATTTTAACTTATGAAACATTATCTTGA
- the trpD gene encoding anthranilate phosphoribosyltransferase has product MKHYLEMLVEGKSLMEQEMEEAVQEIFKQDTTDAEIASFLTGLKSKGESAEEVSGLVKAIRKHALNFTKNIPNVLDNCGTGGDGSKSFNISTTSAFVIAGAGITVAKHGNRSVSSKTGSADVLEVLGVSLDLTPEATEEILEQNGIAFLFAPHVHPKLKQIMKVRRDLKIPTIFNLIGPLTNPVQLDYQLLGIYRRDLLDKFALVLANLNRKRAVVINGAGGMDEASLAGENEMVLVSEGNIKRITLSPEEVNLPVYDNTSITGGDARDNADILLQVLQGKKGAHRDTVLLNAGLGIYTAGKAESILQGVNLAAESIDTGRALSKLENLISISNQNKKAVG; this is encoded by the coding sequence ATGAAACATTATCTTGAAATGCTGGTCGAAGGAAAATCACTGATGGAGCAGGAAATGGAAGAAGCGGTCCAGGAAATTTTCAAACAGGATACAACAGATGCTGAAATCGCATCATTCTTGACTGGACTTAAGTCAAAAGGAGAAAGCGCCGAGGAAGTTTCTGGTTTGGTAAAAGCAATCAGAAAACATGCGCTGAACTTTACGAAAAATATACCGAATGTTCTGGATAATTGCGGAACAGGAGGTGATGGATCCAAAAGCTTCAACATTAGCACTACTTCTGCCTTTGTCATTGCAGGGGCCGGTATTACGGTTGCGAAGCATGGCAACAGAAGCGTATCTAGTAAGACCGGAAGTGCAGATGTCCTCGAGGTGCTTGGTGTCAGTCTTGACCTCACTCCGGAAGCGACAGAAGAAATTCTTGAACAAAATGGAATTGCATTTTTATTTGCACCTCATGTCCATCCAAAATTAAAACAAATCATGAAGGTGAGAAGGGATTTGAAGATCCCGACCATCTTCAATTTAATAGGCCCTCTGACAAATCCAGTTCAACTTGATTACCAATTGCTAGGGATATACCGCAGGGATTTGCTCGACAAGTTTGCTCTTGTGCTGGCAAATCTGAACAGGAAGCGGGCCGTCGTCATTAATGGAGCTGGTGGAATGGATGAAGCCTCTCTTGCTGGTGAGAACGAAATGGTCCTCGTTTCTGAAGGGAATATCAAGCGAATCACACTTAGCCCTGAAGAGGTGAACTTGCCAGTATACGATAATACCAGTATCACGGGTGGAGATGCACGCGATAACGCGGACATATTGCTCCAAGTCCTTCAAGGGAAAAAAGGCGCACACCGAGATACCGTTCTGCTGAACGCTGGTCTTGGAATTTATACCGCCGGGAAGGCGGAATCGATCTTGCAGGGAGTGAATCTGGCAGCGGAAAGCATCGATACTGGCAGGGCATTATCCAAGCTGGAGAATTTAATCAGCATCAGCAATCAAAACAAAAAGGCGGTAGGATGA
- a CDS encoding MFS transporter: MNYIESLFPKSGGASDEKDTKKDNVNNQKWAIVSIASIPLVMTLGNSMLIPVLPVMEKKMGISAFQSSLIITVYSIVAIFLIPIAGYLSDHIGRKKVIIPSLIITGIGGTISGWASWQMNDGYWIVLVGRALQGVGAAGAFPIVLPLVGDMFKNDDEVSGALGEIETANTLGKVLSPVLGSFLAGFIWFIPFFSIPVFCALSIIMMVFLVKSPKKKEKPLPFKDFLKKIKLTFTENGRWLYAIFFIGAIVMFVLFGVLFYLSDILENKYGIKDLKKGLFLALPLGALCLSSFITGKVIKKNMVLMKWITFISLVLLGIAVALLSFSRELWFLISMFLVAGIGIGASLPPLDALITESIEKEERGTITSIYSSMRFIGVAAGPPVIALMMKNSNKLMFIILTVLSIAAALATFLAIKPDKKEA; encoded by the coding sequence ATGAATTATATTGAAAGCTTGTTTCCTAAATCCGGTGGAGCCTCGGATGAAAAAGATACGAAAAAAGATAATGTCAACAATCAAAAATGGGCAATTGTCTCGATCGCATCCATTCCACTTGTAATGACACTTGGCAATTCGATGCTGATTCCTGTTTTGCCAGTCATGGAAAAGAAAATGGGTATTTCTGCCTTTCAATCAAGTCTTATTATTACTGTCTACTCAATAGTTGCGATCTTTTTAATCCCGATAGCAGGGTATTTATCGGATCATATTGGCCGAAAAAAAGTCATCATTCCCAGCCTGATCATCACTGGAATCGGCGGAACGATATCCGGCTGGGCCTCTTGGCAGATGAACGACGGATACTGGATTGTCTTAGTCGGAAGAGCCTTGCAGGGCGTCGGGGCAGCCGGGGCTTTTCCGATCGTCTTGCCATTGGTTGGAGATATGTTCAAAAACGATGATGAAGTAAGCGGAGCGCTAGGGGAAATCGAAACAGCTAATACGCTTGGGAAGGTTCTCAGCCCGGTTTTAGGTTCCTTCCTTGCAGGATTCATTTGGTTTATCCCTTTCTTTTCTATTCCTGTTTTCTGTGCCCTTTCGATCATCATGATGGTTTTCCTTGTGAAAAGTCCGAAAAAGAAGGAAAAACCTTTGCCTTTTAAGGATTTCCTTAAGAAGATCAAACTGACTTTCACCGAAAATGGGCGCTGGCTTTATGCCATCTTCTTTATTGGCGCCATTGTGATGTTCGTATTGTTTGGAGTGTTGTTTTACCTGTCGGATATTCTCGAGAACAAATATGGAATAAAGGATTTAAAAAAAGGCCTGTTTCTCGCCTTGCCTTTAGGTGCGCTGTGTCTATCATCTTTTATAACCGGAAAAGTAATCAAGAAAAACATGGTCCTGATGAAGTGGATTACGTTCATCAGCTTGGTGTTGCTCGGAATTGCAGTGGCCCTCCTGAGTTTTTCAAGGGAACTTTGGTTTCTGATCTCCATGTTCCTTGTTGCCGGCATCGGTATTGGAGCAAGCCTGCCTCCACTTGACGCACTGATTACTGAGAGTATTGAAAAAGAGGAACGCGGGACCATTACATCCATATACAGTTCTATGAGATTCATCGGAGTTGCAGCAGGACCGCCTGTCATCGCTTTAATGATGAAAAATTCCAATAAACTAATGTTCATTATCCTGACCGTATTGAGCATCGCTGCCGCTCTTGCGACTTTCCTTGCCATTAAACCTGATAAAAAAGAAGCGTAA
- a CDS encoding MOSC domain-containing protein, whose protein sequence is MPEEINWNGKKELSAIRKKRVAHAFLSKDSFMGDGVAATEFHGGPDRAVCFYPVEHYSKWSAEFGKNLEAPTFGENISASGMTEADIYIGDTYKLGEAVIQVTQGRVPCSKISKNNQIGQLLKRVVDTGYTGYFFRVLQEGMIYEDSEIILLERKQNKMSILRANEIYFHDRKNYASIEELLHIDELAEEWKENLEKLLIQKN, encoded by the coding sequence ATGCCAGAGGAAATCAATTGGAATGGCAAAAAAGAACTGTCAGCAATCAGGAAAAAAAGGGTGGCACATGCTTTCCTTTCGAAAGATTCATTTATGGGAGATGGTGTGGCAGCTACGGAATTTCATGGTGGTCCAGACAGAGCTGTCTGTTTTTATCCAGTGGAACATTATTCGAAATGGTCAGCAGAATTCGGAAAGAATCTCGAAGCTCCTACCTTTGGTGAAAATATATCCGCATCTGGTATGACGGAAGCTGACATCTATATAGGTGATACATATAAGCTTGGTGAAGCTGTGATTCAAGTGACGCAGGGCAGGGTGCCTTGTTCGAAAATCTCGAAAAACAACCAAATTGGCCAATTGCTGAAAAGGGTCGTAGATACAGGCTATACCGGCTATTTCTTCCGCGTTCTTCAAGAAGGAATGATCTATGAGGATTCAGAAATTATTTTGTTGGAGAGGAAACAAAATAAGATGTCGATTCTAAGAGCGAATGAAATTTATTTTCACGACCGAAAAAATTATGCCTCCATTGAAGAACTGCTGCATATCGATGAGTTGGCAGAAGAGTGGAAGGAAAACCTTGAAAAGCTGTTAATACAGAAAAATTAA
- a CDS encoding DUF2935 domain-containing protein yields MERDYKAPALYEHRFWLQVLGDHGRFLHEALAPVEQEEIETAKYFINTFDRLLQRLETTDLIHLSMRADEEAKKIRQFKLDLIEKMLTGNVKIHFGPTFVNHMVNEVEEYIRVLEYLKRGEVPPVFHELHHHTVWLLDAAGHAGAIQSNLDQVEKRLKAKSEKYMKHFEDFYLKAVEMTGYLRTNLSSFPALQRMNHEVSLEIQLFMKFLDELKELELTEQALGSFAPLMADHMFREECYYLSKVAEAASINKPDCDPGKPRLKTE; encoded by the coding sequence ATGGAGAGGGATTACAAAGCTCCTGCTCTTTATGAACACCGGTTTTGGCTTCAGGTTCTTGGTGACCATGGGCGGTTCCTGCATGAGGCTCTGGCACCTGTAGAGCAAGAGGAAATAGAAACGGCGAAGTACTTTATTAATACCTTTGATAGGCTGTTGCAAAGGCTAGAAACAACAGATCTCATTCATTTGAGCATGAGAGCAGATGAAGAAGCAAAGAAAATTCGGCAATTCAAGCTGGACTTGATAGAAAAAATGCTTACTGGCAATGTGAAAATTCATTTCGGTCCAACGTTTGTAAACCATATGGTGAATGAAGTCGAGGAGTATATCAGGGTACTCGAATATTTAAAAAGAGGAGAAGTGCCGCCGGTATTCCATGAATTGCATCACCATACTGTCTGGCTGCTCGATGCGGCAGGTCACGCTGGTGCGATCCAAAGCAATCTTGACCAGGTTGAAAAACGTTTGAAGGCAAAAAGTGAGAAATACATGAAGCATTTTGAGGATTTTTATTTAAAAGCAGTCGAGATGACGGGATACCTGCGGACGAATTTAAGTTCATTTCCAGCATTGCAAAGAATGAATCATGAGGTATCGCTTGAAATTCAGCTGTTCATGAAGTTTCTTGACGAACTGAAGGAACTCGAGTTGACTGAGCAGGCACTGGGGAGCTTTGCTCCGCTGATGGCTGACCATATGTTCAGGGAAGAGTGTTATTACTTGTCCAAAGTCGCTGAAGCAGCCTCGATAAATAAGCCGGACTGCGATCCAGGGAAGCCTAGACTGAAGACAGAATGA
- a CDS encoding phosphoribosylanthranilate isomerase, whose protein sequence is MKVKICGIKTVEAACQAVEYGADALGFVFAESKRQISVLKAQQIIANVPAHVWKVGVFVNEDAATIKQIAETAALTHIQLHGDEDPDAYQAIGLPLIKAVSVKAPGDLEGISDIAADYILLDSPPTVYRGGNGSSFDWDLANAIGKSNKTVILAGGLDSINVSKAITKVNPLMVDVSSGVETNGEKDPVKIKGFIQNAKQN, encoded by the coding sequence ATGAAGGTTAAGATTTGCGGCATTAAGACGGTTGAAGCAGCTTGTCAAGCTGTTGAATACGGTGCTGATGCTCTTGGATTTGTATTTGCAGAAAGTAAACGGCAAATATCAGTCCTGAAGGCACAGCAGATTATCGCGAACGTACCCGCACATGTTTGGAAGGTAGGAGTTTTTGTAAACGAGGATGCAGCAACAATAAAACAAATCGCCGAAACTGCCGCCCTTACACATATTCAACTTCATGGTGATGAGGATCCGGATGCCTATCAAGCAATTGGGCTGCCGTTAATAAAGGCTGTTTCGGTTAAGGCACCGGGAGACCTGGAGGGAATTTCAGATATAGCAGCAGATTATATCCTTCTTGACAGTCCTCCTACTGTATACCGGGGAGGAAACGGTTCAAGTTTTGATTGGGATCTGGCAAATGCAATAGGAAAGTCAAACAAAACCGTCATCCTGGCAGGTGGGTTGGATTCTATAAATGTTAGCAAAGCAATCACCAAGGTCAACCCATTGATGGTTGATGTCAGCAGCGGGGTCGAAACAAACGGAGAAAAGGATCCAGTGAAAATAAAAGGCTTTATCCAAAACGCAAAACAAAATTGA
- the trpE gene encoding anthranilate synthase component I: MNVKAADVVIEEIEGDTLTPISVFQLISGKKKFLLESSHKHNDSGRFSFIGCDPIFELLNEKGETYLVRNGVKDRLTDSFSEALKKMLPKIEQRLDIPFIGGGVGFVSYDFIREYEEIGPLKEDQLKMPEAHLMFFNEVIVFDHLKQKVNLIGIPFPGYSHEGLVKKIRERKVELSLSVKKQPISRFSLSDFKSSQNREEFEKSVRIAKCLIEDGEIFQVVLSRRLSADAEGDPFSFYRKLRVENPSPYMYFIDFDDYVVAGTSPESLVKYRDGTMITNPIAGTRPRGKTADEDIKLELELTKDEKELAEHKMLVDLSRNDLGRICDIGTVKVDKFLAVERYQFVMHLVSEVSGMLLADAHPIDGLAACLPAGTVSGAPKIRAMQIINELEAEKRGVYSGAVGYFSACGSMDFALAIRTLVVKDGKGYLQAGAGIVYDSDPSKEFDETNHKLKALREAANDSAD; the protein is encoded by the coding sequence ATGAATGTAAAAGCAGCAGATGTAGTGATTGAGGAAATTGAGGGAGATACATTAACTCCAATATCTGTATTTCAATTGATTTCCGGAAAGAAAAAATTCCTTCTGGAAAGTTCTCATAAGCATAATGACTCAGGGCGATTTTCTTTTATCGGTTGTGATCCAATCTTCGAGCTTTTAAATGAAAAAGGCGAGACGTATCTGGTAAGGAATGGAGTTAAGGATCGATTAACTGACTCATTTTCTGAGGCGCTTAAAAAAATGCTTCCTAAAATAGAACAAAGGCTGGATATTCCTTTTATAGGAGGAGGGGTAGGTTTTGTAAGTTATGACTTCATCCGTGAATATGAAGAAATTGGGCCGCTCAAGGAAGATCAGCTCAAAATGCCAGAAGCGCATTTGATGTTCTTCAATGAAGTCATCGTATTTGATCATCTTAAACAAAAGGTCAACCTGATTGGCATTCCCTTTCCAGGTTACAGCCATGAAGGTCTTGTAAAGAAAATAAGGGAACGTAAAGTAGAACTTAGTTTGTCAGTCAAAAAACAACCTATTAGTCGATTTTCATTATCAGATTTTAAATCATCGCAAAACAGGGAGGAGTTCGAAAAATCGGTCAGGATCGCAAAGTGCCTGATCGAAGATGGAGAAATCTTTCAGGTAGTCCTATCAAGAAGGCTTTCAGCGGATGCAGAAGGGGATCCCTTTTCGTTCTATCGAAAGCTGCGAGTGGAAAATCCTTCGCCATATATGTACTTCATTGATTTTGATGACTATGTTGTTGCCGGAACATCTCCTGAAAGTCTTGTGAAGTACAGGGATGGAACGATGATTACAAATCCGATTGCAGGAACAAGGCCAAGAGGTAAAACAGCTGACGAAGACATAAAACTGGAATTGGAATTAACTAAGGATGAAAAGGAATTGGCCGAACACAAGATGCTCGTCGACCTGTCAAGGAACGATCTAGGTAGGATCTGTGATATTGGCACAGTAAAGGTTGATAAATTCCTGGCTGTTGAGAGGTATCAGTTTGTCATGCATCTCGTATCAGAGGTGAGCGGAATGCTCTTGGCTGATGCCCATCCGATTGACGGATTGGCGGCCTGTCTGCCTGCTGGAACAGTGTCCGGAGCCCCGAAAATCCGGGCGATGCAAATCATCAATGAGCTTGAAGCGGAAAAAAGAGGGGTTTATTCAGGAGCAGTCGGTTACTTCTCTGCTTGTGGAAGCATGGATTTTGCCCTCGCGATCAGGACATTGGTTGTCAAGGATGGGAAAGGATATCTTCAGGCAGGTGCCGGAATTGTATATGACTCTGATCCTTCAAAGGAGTTCGACGAAACCAACCATAAATTAAAAGCATTAAGGGAGGCAGCCAATGATTCTGCTGATTGA